GATCAACGCCCATCATCTGCGCAGCTTCCGGGTCCTGAGCCACGGCGCGGATGCTCGCGCCGATCCGCGTCCGGTTGATCAGGAGATCCACGAGCACCATGGAAGCTCCGCCGATGGCCAGGATGGCGAGGTTCTCGTAGCGGATCACCACGCCGCCGATCTCGAAGATCCCGCCGGGGAGGAGGGCGGGGAAGGGCTTGGGGTCCGCTCCGCGCGGGTAGAAGACGAGGACGGCCTCGCGGATGACGAGGCCAAGGGAAAGCGTCGCGAGGAGGGTCATCAGCGGTGGTGCCTTTGCGAGAGGCTTGACGCAGGCCCGCTCGGTGAGGACGCCGATCAGGCCGATCAGGAGGATGGCTCCCAGGAAGGTGAGGGGGAGGGCGACGGCCGGGCTCGCGAGCCCGACTGCCGCCCAGAGGAACGTGAGGCTCAGGCCGGCGAACGCCCCCAGCGTGAAGATGTCGCCGTGGGAGAAGTGGATCACGTCGAGCACGCCGAAGAAAAGGGTGAAACCCACGGCAATCAGGGCGTACATGACGCCCAGCATCAGGCCGTTGAAGGCCTGCTGCAGAAGAACCTCGGGCGGCGGCATCGCGTGCGCCGAGTTCGGGTGTCGAGCAGATCGGGAGCGGGGGCGAGCCTACCCCCGCTCGCGCTTGAACCTGAGCCCTGGCAGCTCGCGCTTCCCGGCGGCGTACTCCGAATCCTCCCAGACCACCCACTTGCCGTCCTGGGCGACGTGGGTCGTGATCAGC
Above is a window of Candidatus Rokuibacteriota bacterium DNA encoding:
- a CDS encoding branched-chain amino acid ABC transporter permease, producing MPPPEVLLQQAFNGLMLGVMYALIAVGFTLFFGVLDVIHFSHGDIFTLGAFAGLSLTFLWAAVGLASPAVALPLTFLGAILLIGLIGVLTERACVKPLAKAPPLMTLLATLSLGLVIREAVLVFYPRGADPKPFPALLPGGIFEIGGVVIRYENLAILAIGGASMVLVDLLINRTRIGASIRAVAQDPEAAQMMGVD